Proteins co-encoded in one Pedosphaera parvula Ellin514 genomic window:
- a CDS encoding ribonuclease catalytic domain-containing protein: MSNPSFDLKARAHQAMIEAGFQPDFTLQIANEIQSLRQTQNQPSVKPLKDLRSLLWSSIDNTESRDLDQIEFAEKLPDGTINLRVAIADVDTSIPRGTATDAHAALNTTSVYTGVRTFPMLPPEFSTDLTSLVGNQDRLSIIIEMHVGASGEVNCYDVYCAQVRNFGKLNYAGVGPWLEGKTPIPKEVADVPGLEQQLKLQFEVSKRLRTLRSQKGALTFGSTEAVPVVKDGAVTDLKVRQHNVAHDIIESFMVAANVAMAQHLKENACMSIQRVVRTPKRWDRIQAIAVQFQVHLPDVPDPKALADFLLDRQAADPDHFQDLSLSIVKLLGPGEYVLEKTGVQQEGHFGLAVNDYTHSTAPNRRFADLVTQRLLKAAAAGHLVLIPKLNCWSLLPLHGTRNAARKWNADAKMSLRTCSVTGSVKPSRAW; encoded by the coding sequence ATGTCTAATCCGTCGTTTGATCTAAAGGCCAGGGCTCATCAAGCCATGATTGAGGCTGGCTTTCAACCAGATTTTACCCTGCAGATTGCGAATGAAATTCAGAGTTTGCGGCAAACGCAAAATCAACCTTCGGTTAAACCTTTGAAGGATTTACGTTCGCTCCTTTGGTCCTCAATCGATAATACCGAATCTCGTGACCTGGATCAAATTGAGTTCGCCGAAAAGTTGCCGGACGGCACCATAAACCTCCGCGTGGCCATCGCAGACGTGGATACAAGCATTCCAAGAGGGACGGCGACCGACGCTCACGCAGCACTGAACACAACCTCTGTCTATACAGGGGTGCGAACCTTTCCCATGTTGCCACCGGAGTTCTCCACAGATTTGACTTCGCTGGTGGGAAATCAGGATCGGCTTTCCATCATCATTGAAATGCATGTGGGTGCGTCTGGAGAAGTCAACTGTTACGATGTTTACTGTGCCCAGGTCCGAAATTTTGGAAAACTGAATTATGCAGGTGTGGGCCCATGGTTGGAGGGAAAAACCCCAATCCCAAAGGAAGTGGCGGATGTGCCGGGTCTGGAGCAGCAATTGAAACTGCAATTCGAAGTTTCCAAACGCCTACGAACCCTGCGTTCACAAAAGGGGGCTTTGACATTCGGCAGTACCGAAGCTGTACCGGTCGTTAAAGATGGCGCGGTGACCGATTTGAAAGTCAGGCAGCATAATGTCGCGCATGACATTATTGAAAGCTTCATGGTGGCTGCGAATGTGGCCATGGCCCAGCACCTGAAGGAAAATGCCTGCATGTCCATCCAGCGCGTGGTGCGAACCCCAAAACGGTGGGATCGCATTCAGGCGATAGCCGTGCAATTCCAGGTGCATCTGCCCGACGTGCCAGACCCGAAAGCTCTGGCTGACTTTTTGTTGGACCGCCAAGCCGCTGATCCGGATCATTTTCAAGACCTTTCCCTGTCGATCGTAAAGCTGCTCGGGCCGGGGGAGTATGTGCTGGAAAAAACGGGTGTTCAACAGGAAGGCCATTTCGGTCTGGCGGTGAATGATTACACTCATTCAACAGCCCCCAATCGTCGCTTCGCCGATTTGGTTACCCAGCGCCTTCTGAAGGCTGCTGCGGCCGGCCATCTGGTCCTTATTCCGAAGCTGAACTGCTGGAGCTTGCTGCCACTGCACGGAACGCGAAATGCCGCACGAAAGTGGAACGCTGATGCGAAGATGTCGCTGCGGACCTGCTCCGTAACCGGATCGGTGAAACCTTCGAGGGCGTGGTAA
- a CDS encoding glucose 1-dehydrogenase: MRLKGKVAIVSGTSSGIGKSICERFAAEGAQVGMNYRLGGKLDAKGAQAAAAKMGPNVIPVEGDVSKRSDVERMIQEMVQKCGRLDIAVSNAGIEIKRPFIEVTDEEWNKVLSVNLYGAFVFTQIAARQMVKQGQGGKIIYISSVHEDIPLPEYTPYCVTKGGIRMMMRNNAIELAPHKINVNNIAPGAIATPINQSVLDDPEAMKKATSDIPLRRFGTSEEVANVALFLASDEADYVTGSTYYIDGGMTQNVTKY, from the coding sequence ATGAGATTAAAGGGAAAAGTCGCGATCGTGAGTGGAACCAGCAGCGGTATTGGCAAGTCCATATGCGAGCGCTTTGCTGCTGAGGGAGCGCAGGTGGGAATGAACTACCGCCTGGGAGGCAAACTGGATGCAAAAGGAGCCCAGGCAGCGGCTGCGAAGATGGGGCCGAATGTAATTCCAGTGGAAGGAGATGTCAGCAAGCGAAGCGACGTTGAGAGAATGATCCAGGAGATGGTGCAGAAGTGCGGACGCCTGGATATTGCGGTGAGCAATGCGGGGATCGAGATCAAGCGACCTTTCATTGAGGTGACCGATGAAGAATGGAACAAGGTGCTTTCGGTGAACCTGTATGGAGCGTTCGTATTCACCCAGATTGCTGCGCGGCAAATGGTGAAACAAGGCCAGGGAGGCAAAATTATTTACATCTCTTCCGTGCACGAGGATATCCCCCTGCCCGAATACACTCCTTACTGTGTCACCAAAGGCGGCATTCGGATGATGATGCGCAACAATGCCATTGAACTGGCTCCGCACAAAATTAATGTAAACAACATAGCTCCTGGAGCCATTGCAACTCCCATCAATCAAAGTGTGCTCGACGATCCGGAAGCCATGAAGAAGGCCACCAGCGATATTCCTTTGCGTCGCTTCGGCACATCCGAGGAGGTAGCCAACGTGGCTTTATTTCTGGCGAGCGATGAAGCGGATTATGTGACTGGGAGCACCTACTACATCGATGGAGGGATGACGCAAAACGTCACCAAATATTAA